Proteins encoded in a region of the Prunus persica cultivar Lovell chromosome G4, Prunus_persica_NCBIv2, whole genome shotgun sequence genome:
- the LOC18780491 gene encoding glucan endo-1,3-beta-glucosidase 5, with protein sequence MIKEVVVLQKWSWAFTFTFTFSSDKMLQGRFRLRILSAALLSLLVIVGWSSAPVAESALGVNWGTVSFHKLKPSTVVDLLQDNKISKVKLFDADPDSLQALMGSGIQVMIGVPNEVLAALSSSTAASDLWVRQNVSRYMRKNGVDIRYIAVGNEPFLSSYSGQFQSYVMPALLNLQQSLAKVNLASYVKLVVPCNADAYESSLPSQGAFRPELTQIMTQLVSFLNSNGSPFVVNIYPFLSLYGSSDFPQDYAFFEGTSHPVTDGSNVYYNAFDGNFDTLVAALSKLGYGQMPIAIGEIGWPTDGAISGNLTAARVFNQGLINHVLSNKGTPLRPGVPPVDVYLFSLLDEGAKSTLPGNFERHWGIFSFDGQAKYPLNLGLGGRGLKNARKVEYLPSRWCVANPSRDLSDVANHMKLACGVADCTTLTYGGSCNGIGAKGNISYAFNSYYQLQMQNERSCDFDGLGMVTFLDPSIGDCRFLVGVTDTRSRSSSTSQVYRRWVIVWMLIAWRVWFFVM encoded by the exons ATGATTAAAGAGGTGGTGGTTCTTCAAAAGTGGAGTTGGGctttcactttcactttcactttcaGTTCAGACAAAATGTTACAAGGCAGGTTTAGGTTGAGAATATTATCAGCTGCTCTGCTTTCTTTATTAGTAATAGTGGGTTGGAGCTCAGCCCCAGTGGCAGAATCAGCCCTAGGAGTGAACTGGGGGACCGTCTCATTCCACAAGCTCAAGCCGTCTACAGTGGTAGATCTCTTGCAAGACAACAAGATATCCAAGGTCAAGCTTTTCGATGCCGACCCAGATTCTCTTCAGGCCCTCATGGGCAGTGGGATCCAGGTCATGATTGGCGTCCCCAATGAGGTGTTGGCCGCCTTGAGCTCTTCCACTGCTGCCTCTGATTTATGGGTTCGCCAGAATGTGTCCAGATATATGCGTAAAAATGGTGTCGATATCAG GTATATTGCAGTAGGAAATGAGCCCTTCCTTTCAAGTTACTCCGGTCAATTTCAATCATATGTCATGCCTGCACTGCTCAATCTACAACAGTCGCTGGCTAAAGTGAATCTTGCAAGCTACGTGAAGTTAGTCGTCCCTTGCAATGCTGATGCATATGAgtcttctcttccttctcaAGGGGCATTTCGACCtgaattgacacaaattatgACTCAACTCGTTTCGTTTCTCAACTCAAACGGTTCTCCTTTTGTAGTCAATATCTACCCATTTCTAAGTCTCTATGGAAGCTCAGATTTTCCTCAAGATTATGCATTCTTCGAAGGGACAAGCCATCCTGTTACAGATGGGTCCAATGTTTACTACAATGCATTTGATGGAAACTTTGACACGCTAGTCGCGGCCCTCAGCAAGCTCGGATATGGTCAGATGCCCATAGCTATTGGGGAGATTGGTTGGCCCACTGATGGAGCCATCAGTGGGAATCTCACTGCTGCAAGGGTATTCAACCAAGGTCTCATAAATCATGTCCTAAGTAACAAAGGAACCCCTCTAAGGCCAGGTGTCCCTCCCGTGGATGTATATCTTTTCAGTCTGCTGGATGAAGGAGCAAAGAGCACACTCCCAGGAAACTTTGAAAGGCACTGGGGGATTTTTTCCTTTGATGGGCAGGCTAAATATCCATTGAACCTTGGTTTAGGAGGCAGAGGATTAAAAAATGCAAGGAAAGTTGAGTATCTGCCATCTAGGTGGTGTGTGGCAAACCCATCTAGGGATTTGTCAGATGTGGCAAACCACATGAAACTTGCATGTGGTGTTGCAGATTGCACCACGCTCACCTATGGGGGGTCATGTAACGGAATTGGAGCAAAGGGAAACATCTCGTATGCGTTCAACAGTTACTATCAGCTGCAAATGCAGAATGAACGGAGCTGTGATTTTGATGGGCTTGGTATGGTCACTTTCCTTGACCCTTCTATTGGTGACTGCAGGTTTCTGGTTGGCGTTACGGATACTAGGTCTAGGTCTAGTTCTACTTCTCAAGTATACAGGAGGTGGGTCATTGTTTGGATGCTGATTGCATGGagggtttggttttttgtaATGTGA
- the LOC18778770 gene encoding uncharacterized protein At4g26485: protein MGKEEEYQERESNVETDEEEEDDHDHDDDDEGEEKWRMHYSSRHRILLVGEGDFSFSLSLATHFGSARNMVATSLDSQEEIDSKYSNAIGNVRELEERGCIVIYGVDAKQMSQHFFLSTQRFDRIVYNFPHVGFLFREDSYCQIQLNKRLVKGFLQNAKLLLRKEGGEIHITHKEGHPYNKWDLVRKAHKIGLLQTQTLPFRKDDYPGYDNKRAHGTLSDASFHLGDCTTYKFRLPPC, encoded by the exons AtgggaaaagaagaggaataCCAAGAAAGGGAATCAAACGTCGAaacagatgaagaagaagaagatgatcatgatcatgatgatgatgatgaagggGAAGAGAAATGGAGAATGCACTACTCATCGAGGCATAGGATATTGCTGGTGGGAGAAGGAgacttctccttctctctttctttagCCACCCATTTTGGATCTGCCCGCAACATGGTAGCCACTTCTCTCGATTCCCAGG AGGAGATTGATAGCAAGTACAGTAATGCAATAGGGAATGTGAGGGAGCTTGAAGAAAGGGGATGCATAGTGATTTACGGAGTGGACGCCAAGCAAATGAGTCAACACTTCTTCCTCAGCACTCAGAGGTTTGACAGGATTGTCTACAACTTTCCTCATGTTGGCTTTCTCTTCCGGGAGGATAGCTACTGCCAGATCCA GTTGAACAAGAGGTTGGTGAAGGGTTTCCTGCAGAATGCTAAACTTCTGCTGAGAAAAGAGGGTGGAGAGATTCATATAACCCACAAGGAAGGTCATCCTTACAACAAATGGGATTTAGTGAGGAAAGCACACAAGATAGGGCTGcttcaaactcaaactctgcccTTCCGCAAAGACGACTATCCCGGTTACGACAACAAGAGAGCCCATGGTACCCTTTCCGATGCCTCTTTCCACCTTGGCGATTGCACTACTTACAAGTTCAGGCTGCCGCCTTGTTAA